In Panicum virgatum strain AP13 chromosome 4N, P.virgatum_v5, whole genome shotgun sequence, a single window of DNA contains:
- the LOC120670423 gene encoding serine/threonine-protein phosphatase 7 long form homolog gives MSTMPIHRRWVPRLRASGLLPIARLVEGDMADPARRPRDRAPRFQFDMSLLVALLDRWRPETHTFHLPVGEMTPTLQDVAMLLGLPCAGRAVGVEDVGLSWRDDLLARFAGVQRNELALPYRPLPANHAHGPTKRWLLQFSADYMRADADDFTVARHFEAYLLWLFG, from the exons ATGTCGACGATGCCGATACACCGTCGCTGGGTTCCTAG GTTACGCGCTTCAGGTCTTCTCCCGATTGCGCGACTTGTGGAGGGAGATATGGCCGACCCTGCACGTCGACCTAGGGACAGGGCTCCACGGTTCCAGTTCGACATGTCCCTCCTCGTGGCACTTCTCGACCGTTGGCGTCCGGAGACGCACACGTTTCACCTCCCGGTTGGTGAGATGACCCCTACTCTTCAGGACGTGGCGATGCTTCTAGGCTTGCCGTGTGCTGGACGAGCTGTGGGTGTAGAGGACGTGGGACTCTCGTGGCGCGACGACCTTTTGGCTCGGTTCGCCGGGGTTCAGCGCAACGAGCTAGCATTGCCGTACCGGCCCTTGCCTGCGAACCACGCACACGGACCGACAAAGAGGTGGCTTCTACAGTTCAGT GCGGACTACATGAGGGCAGACGCAGACGACTTTACGGTTGCCAGGCACTTCGAGGCCTACTTACTGTGGCTGTTCGGCTAG